The Streptomyces tendae genome has a window encoding:
- a CDS encoding RHS repeat-associated core domain-containing protein, with protein MKGLTTLGGLAKGLKTLGKTGLKGMTRALGRGLRKGGDDAIANSKPAKGRCKNGDPIDMVSGEMLIEQTDVGLPGVLPAILRRTHLSTYHWGNWFGETWASTFDERLELDDDGVLFATEDGMILCYPVPGADRPVFPVAGPRWPLVWDDTREGALRVTDPRTGVSRHFAPVLKGSRRTAAFTMPLAAISDRNGNRVDFDRAPDGTPLAVRHSGGYHVDVDTAGNRVVGLRLRDPQAGPEGAVILRYVYDEAGDLTELHDSTGSPYRFRYDLAGRIESWTDRIGSWFRFTYDDRDRVVRGDGVDGILSCAIDYDEENHCTRYTDSLGRTTTYRHNTRMQLVSTTDALGQTTRNRWDDQDRLVERTDALGNTYRYSYDEAGNLTRVVRPDGSVLSAAYNDLHLPVTVTESDGVAWHHSYDERGNRIATRDPLGSVTSYTYDSVGFLTGVTDALGHRRTAVGSAVGLPVELTDALGGVTTVEHDAFGRTVSVTDPLGRTTKIGWTPEGRVSWRRAGDGPAERFEWDAAGNLVRYTDQAGHVSEYTPTHFHLAAARVRADGARYTFDYDTELNLVSVTHPEGACWTYTYDEANRVVAETDFNGRTVTYDVDAAGGLRALTNGAGQVIGFGRDALGRTTSVVHDGYTTELRYDTMGNLVEQVSPDVRVDSSYDAMGRLLAEAVNGHVTTYRYDALGRRVERRTPSGVVSTWSYDAAGRPERLEATGHRMDFRFDAGGRETARTLPHGVTLGQAWDDADRLTAQTLSRDPQDAEAALLQHRTYSYRPDGHLLELAELTTGTRRFDLDPAGRVTTVHARDWTETYAYDGLGNVSAATTPTTPPEDARREFTGTLLHRCGRTRYQRDGEGRIVRTVRRLLSGQKRVRTFHWDSQNRLVETVTPNGSRWRYSYDPSGRRLAKRRHTDDGAVAEEVLFVWDGARIAEQITSDGKSTTWDYAPGSHLPLTQVDGRAGDPGAGTRFHAVVTDLSGAPAELIAEDGELAWQRRTTLWGSMLPAGTTPTAESRTECPLRFPGQYADAETGWHYNHHRYYDPETGHYATPDPFGLFPAPNDTAYVPNPYRWIDPLGLYRDTGNGRYARDPDAPETKHNRKSEYPSSYRESTHDEMTKNWTLEGAHQGQRPLDKHGNKIPRDQLTWFDSNGDIIWDPTNPGSKPFHETVTYEHKEAVVDHWNREGRNTDRAARNDFYNDPANMEAMDKAKNSSGGAMMEARYSQETGPNYSCS; from the coding sequence ATGAAGGGCCTCACCACCCTCGGCGGACTCGCCAAAGGGCTGAAGACCCTCGGCAAAACCGGCCTCAAAGGCATGACGAGGGCGTTGGGGCGGGGTCTGCGCAAGGGCGGCGACGACGCGATCGCCAACAGCAAGCCGGCCAAGGGACGGTGCAAGAACGGCGACCCGATCGACATGGTCTCCGGCGAGATGCTCATCGAGCAGACCGACGTGGGCCTGCCAGGCGTCCTGCCCGCGATCCTTCGCCGGACACATCTCTCCACGTACCACTGGGGCAACTGGTTCGGCGAAACGTGGGCCTCCACCTTCGACGAGCGCCTGGAGCTCGACGACGACGGCGTCCTCTTCGCCACCGAGGACGGCATGATCCTCTGCTACCCGGTGCCCGGGGCGGACCGTCCCGTCTTCCCGGTGGCCGGACCTCGTTGGCCTCTCGTCTGGGACGACACCCGGGAGGGGGCGCTGCGGGTCACCGATCCTCGCACGGGTGTGTCACGGCATTTCGCCCCGGTGCTGAAGGGCAGCCGCCGAACGGCCGCCTTCACCATGCCGCTGGCGGCGATATCCGATCGCAACGGCAACCGCGTCGACTTCGACCGAGCTCCCGACGGGACCCCCCTCGCGGTACGTCACTCCGGGGGGTACCACGTCGACGTCGACACCGCGGGGAACCGCGTCGTCGGTCTGCGGCTGCGCGACCCGCAGGCGGGCCCCGAGGGCGCGGTCATCCTGCGTTACGTCTACGACGAGGCCGGAGACCTCACCGAACTGCACGACTCGACCGGATCGCCCTACAGGTTCCGGTACGACCTGGCCGGCCGGATCGAGTCATGGACCGATCGCATCGGCTCCTGGTTTCGCTTCACCTACGACGACCGTGACCGGGTCGTCCGGGGCGACGGGGTGGACGGAATCCTCTCCTGTGCCATCGACTACGACGAAGAGAACCACTGCACGCGCTACACCGACTCCCTCGGCCGCACCACGACGTACCGGCACAACACCCGGATGCAACTCGTCTCCACGACCGACGCGCTGGGCCAGACGACCCGCAATCGGTGGGACGACCAGGATCGGCTCGTGGAGCGTACGGACGCGCTGGGAAACACCTACCGCTACAGCTACGACGAGGCCGGCAATCTGACGCGGGTCGTACGCCCGGACGGTTCGGTCCTGTCCGCCGCCTACAACGATCTGCACCTGCCGGTCACCGTCACGGAGTCGGACGGTGTCGCGTGGCACCACTCCTACGACGAGCGCGGCAATCGGATCGCCACCCGCGACCCTCTGGGCTCGGTGACCAGCTACACCTACGACAGCGTCGGGTTCCTCACCGGTGTGACGGACGCCCTGGGCCATCGCCGGACCGCCGTGGGGAGCGCCGTCGGGCTGCCGGTCGAACTGACCGACGCGCTCGGCGGTGTCACCACCGTCGAACACGATGCCTTCGGCCGTACCGTCTCGGTGACCGACCCGCTCGGCCGTACCACAAAGATCGGATGGACCCCGGAGGGCCGGGTGTCGTGGCGCCGGGCCGGGGACGGGCCCGCCGAGCGGTTCGAGTGGGACGCCGCGGGCAACCTGGTGCGGTACACCGACCAGGCGGGCCATGTCAGCGAGTACACTCCCACGCACTTCCACCTGGCAGCCGCCAGGGTCCGGGCCGACGGCGCGCGGTACACCTTCGACTACGACACCGAGCTCAACCTCGTCAGCGTGACGCATCCCGAGGGCGCCTGCTGGACCTACACGTACGACGAGGCCAACCGGGTGGTCGCCGAGACCGACTTCAACGGCCGCACCGTCACCTATGACGTCGACGCGGCCGGTGGTCTGCGGGCGCTGACCAACGGAGCCGGCCAGGTCATCGGGTTCGGACGGGACGCCCTGGGACGGACCACGTCGGTGGTCCACGACGGATACACGACCGAACTCCGGTACGACACGATGGGCAACCTGGTCGAGCAGGTGAGCCCGGACGTGCGGGTGGACAGCAGCTACGACGCCATGGGGCGGCTGCTGGCCGAAGCCGTCAACGGGCACGTCACGACCTACCGCTACGACGCGCTCGGCCGACGCGTCGAGAGGCGGACTCCCAGCGGCGTGGTCTCCACATGGTCCTACGACGCGGCCGGGCGGCCCGAACGACTGGAGGCCACAGGCCACCGGATGGACTTCCGGTTCGACGCCGGCGGACGGGAGACGGCTCGTACTCTGCCGCACGGCGTCACCCTCGGACAGGCCTGGGACGACGCCGACCGGCTCACGGCACAAACACTGTCCAGAGACCCGCAGGACGCCGAGGCGGCACTGCTCCAGCACCGCACCTACTCCTACCGGCCTGACGGCCACCTCCTCGAACTGGCAGAACTGACCACCGGCACACGACGTTTCGATCTGGACCCGGCAGGCCGGGTCACCACCGTCCACGCACGGGACTGGACCGAGACGTACGCCTACGACGGGCTCGGCAACGTGAGTGCGGCCACCACGCCGACGACCCCTCCGGAGGACGCACGACGGGAGTTCACAGGGACCCTGCTGCACCGGTGCGGCAGGACCCGCTACCAGCGCGACGGGGAGGGACGGATCGTCCGCACCGTACGCCGCCTGCTCAGCGGCCAGAAGCGTGTGCGCACCTTCCACTGGGACAGCCAGAACAGACTGGTGGAGACCGTCACCCCGAACGGCAGCCGGTGGCGCTACTCCTACGATCCGTCCGGCCGCCGGCTGGCCAAGCGACGTCACACGGACGACGGAGCGGTCGCGGAGGAGGTCCTCTTCGTCTGGGACGGCGCACGCATCGCCGAGCAGATCACGTCGGACGGGAAGAGCACCACGTGGGACTACGCACCCGGTTCCCATCTGCCGTTGACACAGGTCGACGGGCGGGCAGGTGACCCGGGAGCAGGAACCCGCTTCCACGCGGTGGTCACGGACCTGTCAGGCGCACCGGCCGAGCTCATAGCCGAGGACGGCGAACTGGCGTGGCAGCGACGCACCACCCTGTGGGGCTCGATGCTGCCCGCCGGGACGACACCGACCGCGGAATCGAGAACCGAGTGTCCTCTGCGCTTCCCCGGGCAGTACGCCGACGCGGAGACCGGCTGGCACTACAACCACCACCGCTACTACGACCCCGAGACCGGCCACTACGCGACCCCTGACCCGTTCGGCCTCTTCCCCGCACCCAACGACACCGCCTATGTGCCGAACCCGTACCGCTGGATCGACCCACTGGGGCTTTACCGCGATACGGGCAACGGCAGGTACGCAAGGGATCCCGACGCTCCTGAGACGAAGCACAACCGGAAGAGCGAGTACCCATCGAGCTACAGGGAGTCGACTCACGACGAGATGACGAAGAACTGGACCCTGGAGGGAGCACACCAGGGCCAGCGGCCTCTCGACAAGCACGGCAACAAGATCCCGAGGGACCAACTGACGTGGTTCGACTCCAACGGTGACATCATCTGGGACCCGACCAATCCCGGCTCCAAGCCGTTCCACGAGACGGTGACGTACGAGCACAAGGAGGCGGTCGTGGACCACTGGAACCGTGAGGGGCGAAACACCGACCGGGCCGCCCGCAACGATTTCTACAACGACCCGGCCAACATGGAAGCCATGGACAAGGCCAAGAACTCGAGCGGGGGCGCGATGATGGAGGCGCGGTACAGCCAGGAGACCGGGCCGAACTACTCCTGCTCCTGA
- a CDS encoding glycosyl hydrolase codes for MPSPRTRPATVLLLASALAAVGLAGPAAAPAAAATIPVGSGSYSDTRPAGTSGPTTNTGTPVTPKVTATARNRPVPTNDWWSSLAFQRYGDNPYSTPMYGHPLTYQATAGGLDVGYPTSPTITGDGRQYEYAHKRDLTIGLTGLNSPDTKADAWSDWTVTPYWSDGARTLRTTIGHGSPFVYAKGTGGNAQITTAGAPSVFADQGNVLGITVAGHHYALFAPTGSDWNVSGSTVSAGLGGKDYFSVAVLPSTGALATFKKYAYSFVTDSKVTWNYSGGTVRATYTLTTEAQEGTERGTLQALYRHQWLHTTDPLTSYTYVSPRGTMKVREAASFTTTQKAAAVLPALPKSNGVDAARLRGYLNDVVNASDPFSGAVDTYWTGKALGRLAQLVPVAEQIGETGIRDRMLNLMKGRLQDWFTAGGANEFSYDKDWKTLTGYPASYGSDAELNDHHFHYGYYVYAAAIVAQYDPSWAADSAWGGMVKTLVRDTANPNRTDSAFPFLRGFDVYAGHGWASGHQGFAAGNNQESSSESTNLSAALVLWGSATGDTSLRDLGTFLLTTESESIAQYWFDADEQVFPSSFGHDTAGMVWGSGAAYSTWWTANPEEIHGINVLPVTGGSLHLGGEKAAIRRNLAEMERENGGPAVEWRDLLWEFESFADPASAKAKWDAGNGGYTPEEGESKAHTYHWINSLAALGAPDATVTGDIPTSAVFTKGTTRTYAAHNHGSTARTVTFSDGKTLSVPARSTATGTGTGSTDPDPDPDPEPPTGNTFQLRAGGVLTTATGGTAGSDTIASANGANHDGTPYQPLVYEVRGVNGTLSSGGQTAFRLQIDAGTTVGLGQQARVSYDFTGDGSFDRTETYHYFATDPVTGWEEYTQARGLKSATGTLSNLRGGTVRLEVWSAIGNGTSKLQTGTDKSVLVIPYS; via the coding sequence ATGCCATCCCCACGCACCAGACCGGCCACCGTTCTGCTGCTGGCCTCGGCCCTCGCCGCCGTCGGCCTGGCCGGCCCGGCCGCCGCCCCCGCAGCCGCCGCCACCATCCCCGTAGGCTCCGGCAGTTACTCCGACACCCGGCCGGCCGGCACGTCCGGCCCCACCACCAACACGGGAACGCCGGTCACGCCCAAGGTGACCGCCACCGCCAGGAACCGGCCCGTGCCGACCAACGACTGGTGGTCCTCCCTCGCCTTCCAGCGCTACGGCGACAACCCGTACTCGACCCCCATGTACGGGCACCCCCTCACCTACCAGGCCACCGCCGGCGGACTGGACGTCGGTTACCCGACGTCGCCCACGATCACCGGCGACGGCCGCCAGTACGAGTACGCCCACAAGCGCGACCTCACCATCGGGCTGACCGGCCTCAACTCCCCCGACACCAAGGCCGACGCCTGGTCCGACTGGACGGTCACCCCCTACTGGTCCGACGGCGCCCGCACCCTGCGCACCACCATCGGACACGGCTCCCCGTTCGTGTACGCCAAGGGAACCGGCGGCAACGCGCAGATCACCACCGCCGGCGCGCCCAGCGTCTTCGCCGACCAGGGCAACGTCCTCGGCATCACCGTCGCCGGCCACCACTACGCCCTCTTCGCACCCACCGGCAGCGACTGGAACGTGTCCGGCTCCACCGTCAGCGCCGGTCTGGGCGGCAAGGACTACTTCTCCGTCGCCGTGCTGCCGTCCACCGGCGCGCTGGCGACGTTCAAGAAGTACGCGTACAGCTTCGTCACCGACTCCAAGGTGACCTGGAACTACTCCGGGGGCACCGTCAGGGCGACGTACACGCTCACCACCGAGGCGCAGGAGGGCACCGAGCGCGGCACGCTCCAGGCCCTCTACCGCCACCAGTGGCTGCACACCACGGACCCCCTCACCTCGTACACGTACGTCTCGCCGCGCGGCACCATGAAGGTGCGCGAGGCGGCTTCCTTCACCACCACCCAGAAGGCGGCGGCGGTGCTGCCCGCGCTGCCGAAGTCGAACGGCGTGGACGCCGCCCGGCTGCGCGGCTACCTGAACGACGTGGTGAACGCCTCCGACCCCTTCTCCGGGGCCGTCGACACCTACTGGACCGGCAAGGCGCTGGGCCGTCTCGCCCAACTGGTACCCGTGGCCGAGCAGATCGGTGAGACCGGCATCCGCGACCGGATGCTGAACCTGATGAAGGGCCGGCTCCAGGACTGGTTCACGGCCGGCGGCGCGAACGAGTTCAGCTACGACAAGGACTGGAAGACGCTCACCGGTTACCCGGCCTCCTACGGCAGTGACGCCGAGCTGAACGACCACCACTTCCACTACGGTTACTACGTCTACGCGGCGGCTATCGTGGCCCAGTACGACCCGTCCTGGGCCGCAGACTCCGCCTGGGGCGGTATGGTCAAGACCCTCGTCCGGGACACCGCCAACCCCAACCGCACGGACTCCGCGTTCCCCTTCCTGCGCGGCTTCGACGTGTACGCGGGTCACGGCTGGGCCTCCGGCCACCAGGGTTTCGCGGCGGGCAACAACCAGGAGTCCTCGTCGGAGTCCACCAACCTGAGCGCGGCCCTCGTCCTCTGGGGCTCCGCGACCGGTGACACGTCGCTGCGCGACCTAGGCACGTTCCTGCTGACCACGGAGTCGGAGTCGATCGCCCAGTACTGGTTCGACGCCGACGAGCAGGTCTTCCCGTCCTCGTTCGGGCACGACACGGCCGGCATGGTGTGGGGCAGCGGCGCCGCCTACTCCACCTGGTGGACCGCCAACCCCGAGGAGATCCACGGCATCAACGTCCTGCCCGTGACCGGCGGTTCGCTGCACCTCGGCGGTGAGAAGGCCGCGATCCGGCGCAACCTCGCCGAGATGGAACGGGAGAACGGCGGCCCCGCCGTCGAATGGCGCGACCTGCTCTGGGAGTTCGAGTCGTTCGCCGACCCTGCCTCGGCGAAGGCCAAGTGGGACGCGGGCAACGGCGGCTACACACCGGAAGAGGGTGAGTCGAAGGCACACACCTACCACTGGATCAACAGCCTCGCCGCTCTCGGTGCCCCGGACGCGACGGTGACGGGTGACATCCCGACCTCCGCCGTGTTCACCAAGGGCACGACCCGGACCTACGCGGCCCACAACCACGGTTCGACCGCCCGCACGGTGACCTTCTCCGACGGCAAGACGCTGTCCGTGCCGGCCCGTTCGACGGCGACCGGCACGGGGACCGGCTCCACGGACCCCGACCCGGATCCGGACCCGGAGCCGCCGACCGGCAACACCTTCCAGCTGCGCGCCGGCGGTGTCCTGACCACGGCGACCGGCGGGACGGCGGGCAGCGACACGATCGCCTCCGCCAACGGCGCCAACCACGACGGCACGCCGTACCAGCCTCTGGTCTACGAGGTGCGGGGCGTCAACGGCACGCTCTCCTCCGGCGGGCAGACCGCCTTCCGCCTCCAGATCGACGCGGGCACGACGGTCGGTCTCGGTCAACAGGCCCGGGTGAGCTACGACTTCACCGGTGACGGCAGCTTCGACCGGACGGAGACGTACCACTACTTCGCGACCGACCCGGTGACGGGCTGGGAGGAGTACACCCAGGCTCGCGGCCTCAAGTCCGCCACAGGCACCCTGAGCAACCTCAGGGGCGGCACGGTGCGCCTCGAGGTGTGGAGCGCCATCGGCAACGGCACCTCGAAGCTGCAGACGGGCACGGACAAGTCGGTACTGGTCATTCCGTACAGCTGA
- a CDS encoding DUF262 domain-containing protein produces the protein MHGHIVIPSVHRDFVWMRPDVRDLFDSLYRGYPVGALLLWKTGPTMPFETAAAVQTQKSCQVHAGP, from the coding sequence TTGCACGGTCACATCGTCATCCCGTCCGTCCACCGAGACTTCGTGTGGATGCGACCTGACGTGCGTGATCTGTTCGACTCCCTCTACCGCGGCTATCCGGTCGGCGCGCTGCTGCTGTGGAAGACGGGGCCGACCATGCCTTTCGAGACAGCTGCCGCGGTCCAGACCCAGAAGTCCTGCCAGGTGCACGCCGGTCCTTAG